One Magnetococcales bacterium genomic window, CGCCGTTCCTCAAGAATGGGAAACAAACGATACATGGCGGCCAGATCATCCACGGCCACCGCCCGCCCTCCAGGGATCCGACCCAATTCCAGATTTTCAAGGACCGTCATTCCCTGAAAAATGCGCCTTCCTTCGGGAACCAACGCCAATCCCAACGGGGAAATGCGATGGGTGGGCAGGTGGGTGATTTCCTGTCCTTCGAAGAACACCGCCCCGCCGGAGGCCCTTGGATTGCCGAATACGGTCATGAGGAGGGTCGATTTTCCCGCTCCGTTGGCGCCGATCAGAGCGACCACTTCCCCATGATGGACCTCAAGCGACACCTCTTCCAAAGCACGAATGGGACCATAGCCGCTCGACACCCGGCGCAATTCGAGCATCGGTTCCTGTGAGACGCGGATCGGTGATTCAACCAAGATAAGCCTCCACCACGGCGGGATGGCGTTGTATTTCGGCAGGTGTGCCCCGGGCGATGACCTCGCCATGGTTCAGAACCACGATCCAATCGGAGCGTTCCATGACCAGTCCCATGTCATGTTCGATCAGGAGTATGGTCAGGTTCATCTCTTGTCGCAGACGGTGAATCCATTGACTCAAAGCGTGTGTTTCCATGGGATTCAATCCTGCGGCGGGTTCGTCGAGACACAGAAGGGTCGGACCGGTACACAGCGCCCGGGCAATTTCGATCCGGCGCTGATGTCCATGGGAAAGCTGTCCCGCGGGACGGTTGGCCACATGGGTCAATTCAAAGAAATCGAGCAGTTCCAATGCCCTGGAAAGGGCAGTGGTCTCATGATCGCGAAAGGCGCGCGTGTTGAACAAGCCACTGAAAAAATGACGGTCAAGACTGGCATGCTGGGCGACGAGAAGATTTTCCAGGACGGTCAATTCTTTGAAAAGGCGAACATTCTGAAAAGTCCTGGCGATGCCCGCCCGGCATACGAGATGCGGTCCACCCATTATTTTGTAGCCCATCTTGCGCCACAACCGCCGGGGATGGGTCCAATCGTTCCAGGAAAAGGGCTGTCCCAGCAACTCAAGGAGTTCGACCGCCGGTCGATTGGGACGATGAAACCGAAGTTGTCCGTGCTGCGCCTGGTAGAAACCGGTAATGCAGTTGAACGCGGTGGTTTTTCCCGCCCCATTGGGACCAATGAGGGCGGTGATGCTGCCCCATTCCACCGAAAAAGTAACCTCATTCAGAGCGAGGACGCCACCAAAACGCATGTTCAGATGATCAACTTCGAGGAGTATGGTCACCGGACATGCTCCCTGAACACAGGTCGAACGCTCCGAACCAACCCCCGCGGACGCCAGATCATCATGATCACCATGGCAAGTCCGAAGACAAGGACGCGATAATCGGAAAAATCGCGCAGCACTTCGGGAAGA contains:
- a CDS encoding ABC transporter ATP-binding protein; amino-acid sequence: MLELRRVSSGYGPIRALEEVSLEVHHGEVVALIGANGAGKSTLLMTVFGNPRASGGAVFFEGQEITHLPTHRISPLGLALVPEGRRIFQGMTVLENLELGRIPGGRAVAVDDLAAMYRLFPILEERRQQKAGTLSGGEQQMLAIARALMGRPRLLLLDEPSLGLAPLMIRKIFSLIRSIVQSGTTVFLVEQNARQALQLADRGYVLVNGRIRMSARGTELLDDPQVRQAYLGARTG
- a CDS encoding ATP-binding cassette domain-containing protein, with the translated sequence MRFGGVLALNEVTFSVEWGSITALIGPNGAGKTTAFNCITGFYQAQHGQLRFHRPNRPAVELLELLGQPFSWNDWTHPRRLWRKMGYKIMGGPHLVCRAGIARTFQNVRLFKELTVLENLLVAQHASLDRHFFSGLFNTRAFRDHETTALSRALELLDFFELTHVANRPAGQLSHGHQRRIEIARALCTGPTLLCLDEPAAGLNPMETHALSQWIHRLRQEMNLTILLIEHDMGLVMERSDWIVVLNHGEVIARGTPAEIQRHPAVVEAYLG